TCTGTTGTGCTTAAGTCATCTAGCAGAATATCATCATGTTGTTCTGCCATTGCAGCAAAAGCTTCATCCCAGCCAACTCGTAATTGTGGTGCTGCGCGAACAATTAGGTGATTAGCATGAACTTCAATTTCAACCTCTGTATGAATACCACTTTGCTGTAATAGCGGTTTTGGAATACGAACACCTTGAGAATTGCCAATTTTAACAATTCGGGTTCTAATAGCTGCGCCCATGTTTAGATCACTT
This region of Nostoc sp. UHCC 0302 genomic DNA includes:
- a CDS encoding AbrB/MazE/SpoVT family DNA-binding domain-containing protein, with the translated sequence MGAAIRTRIVKIGNSQGVRIPKPLLQQSGIHTEVEIEVHANHLIVRAAPQLRVGWDEAFAAMAEQHDDILLDDLSTTDWDQVKWEW